In Methanobrevibacter olleyae, the following are encoded in one genomic region:
- a CDS encoding methanogenesis marker 16 metalloprotein — MKERTIEEINKKIENNEANIFTVREFKKLIKEDKTPSFEEVDVVTTGTCGVMSGTAAIFNFIISEPGKFMRAKNIYLNGVPANVGPCPNEWLGSVDLILHGTAKSLENPFYGGGFLLKDLLEAKDIEVKVETIEGEIIESKTNINELIRGQLIGSRMAFKNYNSFTNPSDEAVSSIFGAIPLEGNFSTYTFSGCGDFNPIQNDPDLNIIKAGTKILLNGAEAYVLGEGTRSSQEKPNLMLSGNIKDMDSQYIGGFKTGEGGEVYDTVAIPIPVLNEEIYNNLLVVNEDIELGVMDIRGRHLPLSKTDYSKVWDAYDLRPKFIESDCINCDICRVEEICPTNAFNDKKLDLYRCFGCGICSHYCIGDSFNMNTGSLKLKIDDKVHNIPIVCRQSDLLRADKLSSHLKDLIENQEFKL, encoded by the coding sequence ATGAAAGAAAGGACAATTGAGGAGATAAATAAAAAGATTGAAAATAATGAGGCTAATATATTCACTGTTAGAGAGTTTAAAAAACTAATTAAAGAGGATAAAACACCAAGCTTTGAAGAAGTAGATGTAGTAACCACAGGAACTTGTGGTGTAATGAGTGGAACTGCAGCTATTTTTAATTTCATTATTTCAGAACCTGGTAAATTTATGAGAGCTAAGAATATCTATTTAAATGGCGTTCCAGCTAATGTTGGACCTTGTCCTAATGAATGGTTAGGTTCTGTAGATTTAATTCTTCATGGAACTGCAAAATCTTTAGAAAATCCCTTTTATGGCGGAGGTTTCCTTTTAAAAGACCTTCTTGAAGCTAAAGATATTGAAGTTAAAGTTGAAACAATTGAAGGAGAAATTATTGAATCTAAAACAAATATTAATGAATTGATTAGAGGTCAGCTGATAGGAAGTCGTATGGCATTTAAAAATTACAATTCTTTTACAAATCCTTCAGATGAAGCTGTATCTTCTATTTTTGGAGCTATTCCTTTAGAAGGTAATTTTTCCACCTATACTTTCTCTGGTTGTGGTGATTTTAATCCTATTCAAAATGATCCGGATTTAAATATTATTAAGGCAGGAACCAAGATTCTTTTAAATGGTGCTGAAGCTTATGTTCTTGGTGAAGGAACTAGAAGCTCACAAGAAAAACCAAATCTGATGCTAAGTGGAAATATTAAAGATATGGATTCTCAATATATTGGTGGCTTTAAAACTGGTGAAGGTGGGGAGGTTTACGATACTGTAGCTATCCCGATTCCTGTATTAAATGAAGAGATCTATAATAATTTATTAGTCGTAAATGAAGATATTGAATTGGGAGTAATGGATATTAGAGGCCGTCACTTGCCATTATCTAAAACTGATTATTCTAAAGTTTGGGATGCTTATGATTTAAGGCCGAAATTTATTGAATCCGACTGTATTAATTGTGATATCTGTAGGGTGGAAGAGATATGTCCAACTAATGCGTTTAATGACAAGAAATTAGATTTATATAGGTGTTTTGGTTGTGGAATCTGTTCACATTATTGTATAGGTGATAGCTTTAATATGAATACTGGTAGTTTAAAATTAAAAATTGATGATAAGGTTCATAATATTCCTATTGTATGTAGACAATCTGATTTACTTAGAGCAGATAAATTATCTTCTCATTTGAAAGATTTAATTGAAAATCAGGAGTTTAAATTATAA
- the comA gene encoding phosphosulfolactate synthase: protein MKSFNFLLDIERENKPRENGLTMVLDKGLGLENAESLMKISGEYVDFLKFGWGTSIVHDRDIIKDKVEMYKSFDIVPYTGGTLFEIAYKNNKLDDFFKEAHDLGFETIEISDGSINIPHENKLESIELAKNEGFKILSEVGKKDPNLDKQLSLDERIDLMQSELDAGSSLVIVEAREGGKDIGIFDASGKAKDDEIDYIVGNFDKDKILWEAPNKDQQVFFILKLGNSVNLGNVSTDDITSLETLRRGLRGDTLGKL, encoded by the coding sequence ATGAAATCATTTAATTTTTTATTAGATATTGAAAGAGAGAATAAACCAAGAGAAAATGGATTAACAATGGTTTTAGATAAGGGCTTAGGGCTTGAAAACGCTGAAAGTCTTATGAAGATTTCTGGGGAATATGTGGATTTTTTAAAGTTTGGTTGGGGAACTTCCATTGTACATGATAGAGATATAATAAAAGATAAAGTTGAAATGTATAAATCATTTGATATTGTTCCATATACTGGAGGAACTTTATTTGAAATTGCATATAAAAATAATAAATTAGATGATTTTTTCAAAGAAGCACATGATTTAGGCTTTGAAACTATTGAAATATCTGATGGATCTATAAATATTCCTCATGAAAATAAATTAGAATCTATTGAATTAGCTAAAAATGAAGGATTTAAAATCTTATCAGAAGTTGGAAAAAAGGACCCTAATTTAGATAAACAACTGAGTTTAGATGAAAGGATTGATCTTATGCAAAGTGAATTGGATGCAGGTTCTTCTTTAGTTATTGTAGAAGCTCGTGAAGGTGGAAAAGATATAGGGATATTTGATGCATCAGGTAAGGCAAAAGATGATGAAATAGACTATATTGTTGGTAATTTTGATAAAGATAAAATTCTTTGGGAGGCTCCAAATAAAGACCAACAAGTATTTTTCATTTTAAAACTTGGAAATTCTGTCAATTTAGGTAATGTTTCTACTGATGATATCACTTCTCTTGAAACCTTAAGGAGAGGATTAAGGGGAGACACTTTAGGAAAACTATAA